Below is a window of Flavobacterium sp. CFS9 DNA.
TCCTTCTACCGTTGAATTGGCATTCACAAAATTATTATCGAATTTGTTTTGTAATTTTTGATAGTCTTTTTCAGAAATTAAGTCTGTTTGAATTTTTACAATTTCTTCGTCCATTTCTTTTAAGATGTCGGCTGTTGTATGAGGAGCCATTGGCAAGCCGTATAAAATGTACATTCCGTAATCTTCTTGACTAAATCCTACCGCTCCGATCTGAAGCGCCATTTTCTTGTCGTCAACGATTTTTTTGTACAGTTTTGAGCTTTTTCCATCACTTAAATAAGAAGAAATCAAATCTAAAACTCTTGCATCTCTGGTTTTCATCGATGGTGTTCTGTACGAAGCAACTACCATTGGAATCTGGATATTTGGATCTTCGTAAGTTGCTTTTATCGTCTGATTGATTGGTTCCTCAATAAAAGTTTGTTTTTTTACTTCTTCTCCTTTTGGGATTGGAGCGAAGTATTTCTGAATCCATTCTTTCGTTTTGGCTTTGTCAAAATCACCTGCCACTACTAAAACAGCATTGTTCGGGGTGTAGAATTTTTTATTAAAAGCCTGAAATTCTTCCAAAGTTGCAGCATCCAGATCTTTCATAGAACCGATAGTGGTCCAGCGGTACGGATGTTTTTTGAACATGTTTTCTTTTACAACCGACAAAATATTTCCGTAAGGCTGATTGTCATAACGTAATCTTTTTTCTTCCTTAACGACTTCGTTTTGGGTGTCAACTCCAATTTTATTGATAATCGGATGCATTAATCTTTCCGATTCCATCCATAAACCAAGTTCTAAGTTGTTTGAAGGTAAAACTTCGTAGTAATATGTTCTGTCATCAGTAGTGTTGGCGTTGTTTACACCTCCATTAGCTGTAACGATTTTCATCCATTCTCCGCGTTTGATATTTTTAGTTCCTTCAAATAATAAATGTTCAAAGAAATGCGCAAAACCCGTTCGATCCGGACGTTCGTCTTTTGATCCTACATGGTACATAACCGAGGTAATCACAACCGGAGCTGAAGGATCATTGTGTAAAATGACGTGCATACCGTTGTCTAAATTGTATTCTTCAAAAGCTACCTTTTGAGCATGAGCCACTCCGCCGAGCATTAGTGCCGCACTTAACATAATGATTGAATTTTTCATAGAGATTAATAAATTTATATTTACCTAAATAAATAGGTAGTCAAGAGTTGATTATCGTTACACCAAAAATAGTTTATTTTAATCAGCATTTAGGAATGAGAGGTTAAA
It encodes the following:
- a CDS encoding M16 family metallopeptidase, producing the protein MKNSIIMLSAALMLGGVAHAQKVAFEEYNLDNGMHVILHNDPSAPVVITSVMYHVGSKDERPDRTGFAHFFEHLLFEGTKNIKRGEWMKIVTANGGVNNANTTDDRTYYYEVLPSNNLELGLWMESERLMHPIINKIGVDTQNEVVKEEKRLRYDNQPYGNILSVVKENMFKKHPYRWTTIGSMKDLDAATLEEFQAFNKKFYTPNNAVLVVAGDFDKAKTKEWIQKYFAPIPKGEEVKKQTFIEEPINQTIKATYEDPNIQIPMVVASYRTPSMKTRDARVLDLISSYLSDGKSSKLYKKIVDDKKMALQIGAVGFSQEDYGMYILYGLPMAPHTTADILKEMDEEIVKIQTDLISEKDYQKLQNKFDNNFVNANSTVEGIAENLASFYLLYGDVNLINTEIDLYHSITREEIREVAKKYLNPNQRLILDYIPSTKAQN